A region of the Pseudomonadota bacterium genome:
GTCATCGCCGTCCCCGCCGATCTGGTGTACGAGGGAGCCCCAAGAGACGGTCTTCCTCGAGACTGCGCCGCCCTGCCTTGCGCGCACCCGAGCCTGAATGTCTCCGTGCGGTGGGCGCTCTCACGCGTTGCTGAGGACGACGCGCTGATGGTCACGTGGCACGTCGGTTGCGCGCCTCGACGCGTGTCTGCGCGCCATCTGCCCGAGGCCTGGCGCGACGCCCTCGACGACGCGCGGGAGACCGGCGCGCAGATCGAGATCATCGACATCGGAAACGACCTGGGGATACCCGTTCTCGCTGTCATCGGAAGGCACCAGGGACGATGGTTCCACGGCTGCGGCGCGAGCTGGCAGGCAGAGCGGGCGCTGCGCGCCGCGTGGGCCAGGGCGATGGCAAGCCGCGCGCGCGCGCTTCCCGACCCGGGAGCCCCCGCCGACTTCCTCTTCGAAGGACCGGAGTCCGCGATGCCGGAAACCGTGCCGAGCGGGGTGACCGACCCCATCGACACGTGGCGTCACACACTCGGCCTGCGAGGGATGCAAGGGCTGTGGATCGACATCACCCCACCGGATGTTGCCGCCGCCGGCATCGTGGTGACACGCGCCTGGATCGCGGGAACCCTTCCCCGCCCTCCTGTGACCGCGCGTCTCGGCATCGACCCCACAACCTTTGCCTCCACCCGCGCGGGCGCCCGGCTGATGGCGCTTGCCCAGCACGCGCGAGGAGGCGATGAAGCGCTTCGCGCCGACGATCTGAACCTCACCCCGCACCCCTTCGCCTGATCCCGTGTCGTCGCCGTCGCTGCCGCCCGCCGAGTCGGCTCGAACCGAGCACACGAGCAGCCCCTCGCGGCTTGCGCTCTTGTTCGATCTGACACTGATCCTTGCCCTCTCCGCGGGGGTCACGTGGTTGAACGTGGCCTGGGCAATCCACAACCAGGCGCCTCCGCTGAGCGACGACAACAGCCATCTCTTCAACTCGATACAGATGCTGTGGCAGGTGCCAGCATGTGAGCGGCCGACCGCCCTGTGGCTGCTGTACCCTGGCCACTATCCCCCGCTGGCCTACCAGATGACGTTTATCTTCTACCGGTGGTTGGGACCCCACACGTGGGTTGCCATCGCCAGCTTCTTCCCCTTTCTCGCCATCATGGGGCTCAGCATGTACGGCATCGGCGTGGGGCTCGGTCGACGCGCAACGGGCCTCATCTGCGCCCTGGCCACCCTCTGCTCTCCCGTGGTGCTCGATCACGCCCGCACCTACTTCCTCGACCTCCCTTCCACTGCCATGCTCGCTCTCTCGCTGTGCGCACTTCTCTACAGCCGGGGCTTCAGCCGTCGCGGGTGGAGCCTGCTCTTCGGCGTCTCGATGGCGCTGGGAATGCTCTCGAAGTGGACCCATCCCGCCTTCGTGCTCCCCCTGTTGCTGTACACGTTGCACGGGGCGCTCACCCACATGTACGAGGAACGCTGGCCAGGCCTTCTCGTTGCGCTCATCATGGCGGGAACGGTGATGACCATGGGGCTCTACGTCCTCGAGTCTCCCGGGGTGTTCGACGGCAGTGATCTCACCCACGGGCCCTCGTTTCGGTGGACACCCTGGCTGCTGTGCGCAGGCCTGCTCATCATCGGGCTGGGCTCGCTCCGGCGTGCCGTGAGAACGCACCCGCACCTCGAGACCCTGGCAAACCTGCTTGAATCGTTCTGGCTGTCGGCCATGGCGGCCTGGCCCTGGTACTACTACAACGGCGAGCGCGTACGGGAGAAGATCGTCTACCAGGCACACGTCCAGGTTGACACCAGCCACGGCTGGATGACCTACCTGCAGGACACATCGATGATGGTTCACGGGGCACCCATGCTGCTCGTCGCGGGAATCGCGGTGGGGCTCTCCCTCCCGCGGCTGCGGGCCTTCACGGCAATCTTCGCCGCCAGCGTGCTGATCGACATGGCGCTCACCGCGCGGCTGCCCGCGGACAGTCGCTACTTCATGCCGGCGGTGACCTGCGTGGTCCCGCTGGCCCTGGTCTGGACCGCGCATCTGCAGGAGCTGGTGAGCGCTCCGCTGTCGAAGCGCCTGGCGCGCGCATTCGGCGTGTCGGTGCTGTTGCTGGTGGCCATCACCTGCCTCTGGCAGGTCACCGCCTCGGAGTGGCGACATCGCGGATTCCGCGGGCTCGATGGCCCCAGCCGCGAGCAGGCGCGAAACGACCGTGTGTACCTGGGGGCGCTCCCCGTGCTTCCCGCCATGCCCGTGCCCGGAAGCTTCCCCTATGATGAGGTGCTCGACGCCGTCGGCGCCCTTGATCGATCACCGCAGCGATGGGTGGGTGTGCTCGAGAGCAGCGACGATGCGTCACGCTTCCAGCCACGCTCGTTCCTCTATCACGCCGCGATGCGACAGATGCCCCTGTTCGTCGTGGAGACGTCCGACGCGCTCGAGCACGGCGACAACGTCCACGACATAGAGCAGGTGAAGACGTTCCTCGTCATCCATCGCGACCTCGACAGCCGCAAACGTCTACTCGAGTCGGCCATGGCACATGGCTGGCTCCCCAGGGGCACGCGCGAGAGAGGGCGCTTCACGTTCTCACCGGACTACGTGGTCGAGATTCACGCGAGCGCACAATCACTGAAGGCAACATCGCCATGAGACATCGCCCTCTGCCATCGATAAAAGGGACGGAGCGCGCCATCTTCCTGATGGTGGCCCTCATCGCGCTGCTCATACAAGGGCTCTGCCTGGCCTGGCTGTGGCGTCAGACAGCCCAGCGACGGCCTCCACAGACGAAGGCCGTTGCCGCTGCTCCTTCAGCGAAAGACGACGAAGTACTCTCGATCGTAGAGATCGTGCTTGCTGTCGAAAGCGAATCCCGCTGTCAGAAAGCCTGACTGGAGACGCTCCATCGAGACCTTGCCGCGAAGCGGATCGTCCTTGACCTCGATCACCGCCACCTTGCCGCCCGGCTTGAGGGCCCTGCGAATCGTTCGCAGACAGGCAGCCGACGAGGGATCTCCTTCCACGATGAAGTGGGCCTCACAGAGAAAAGCCCAATCAACGCTTGCCGGCGGAAGGCAGACATCGTCGAACTTCGATTCGACGAACTTGATGTTCGTGTGTGCCGGTGGGTCCTTGACCATGCGATTTTGCATGAACTCGAGGGCGTGCGCATCGATGTCCACGGCGAGCACCTTGCCAGACGACCCCACCGCCTTTGAGAAGACCCACGTGAAGTATCCGGATCCCGCGCCGATGTCGGCAATGACGTGTCCCTCCTTCAAGCCCAACCGTCGAACCACCTCGTCAGGCTGCTGGGTCTCGTTGCGCGTTGGATCAAGGTAGCTGTTCAGCACGTCATCAGACTGCAGCTCGCGCGCCGACGTCGACTTCGCCGCAGCGGGCGGGGAGGTCGTCGCCGTCGGGCCATCAGCGCGCGAGCACCCTGAAGAGAGCGTCAGGATCATCACTGCGAAGAATGCGACGAGGAGAGCGCGAGCCAATCAGTGCCCTCCAGACGACGGAGAGCCGCTCGAAGTCGGCGCTCCCTTCGAGGCCGGAGCGCCGCTGGCTGCCATGGGCGCCTCTTCCGAAGACCCCGGCGAGGCGTCGCCCGTTACCGGCGCACCGCTCGCGGAAGGCGCACCGCTCGCGGAAGGCGCACCGCTCGCGGAAGGCGCACCGCTCGCGGAAGGCGCGCCGCTTGCACTGCCCGGCATGAGCGGAACGCCGCTTGCGCGCAGCGGGAGCTTCTCGACGTGGAACGACCCGACGACGCGCTCGAAGACCGGAGCGCCTTCCTTGATCTCGGTCTCATCGCCGGCAAGGAAGACCCCGTAGGCCGTGGTCTTCGACCGCACGATGACGGCCTCCGCCACGTAGTTGTCAAAGCCAGCGGCCGTGGGCACGCGGCACAGGTAGCGCCGCCGCACGGCCTCGCGGCCATTGAGGCGCGTCTTCTTCTCTGAGCCGCCAACCACGGAGTGGTCGCCGAGATAGCTGTACTCAGCCTTCTCGATCTCGGCCTCAGAGCTGCTGCCGTAGAGGCCGAACGGGATGACCACGATGGAGAGCGTCTTGTGCGTCGGAGACTGCAGCAGTCGCGCCGCACCGAGAGGCGTCATATCGGGCGGGATGGAGAGGCGCCACGCCGTCGGGTACTCGAACCAGTACTCATAGCTGGGGTTCGCGCAGACGGCCCACTCCTTCGCAGAGGGTGCGATGGGCGTTCCCGCCTTCACCTCGAAGATGGTGGGAGGTGGCGCGCCGCTGCCGTTCTTGATGCCGGGAGCCCCCCCGGGCGTTGCACCGGAGTCGCCGCGGCGCCCCAGCACGACGATTCCCCCGATGACGATGATGAGCGCGGCGACGAGCACGATTGCAATCCCCCCGGATCTGCGACCAGGCTCATTGGACGAATCTGGAGATGGTTCGGAAGACGGATCAATCAACATGCCCTCGATTATAT
Encoded here:
- a CDS encoding class I SAM-dependent methyltransferase; translated protein: MARALLVAFFAVMILTLSSGCSRADGPTATTSPPAAAKSTSARELQSDDVLNSYLDPTRNETQQPDEVVRRLGLKEGHVIADIGAGSGYFTWVFSKAVGSSGKVLAVDIDAHALEFMQNRMVKDPPAHTNIKFVESKFDDVCLPPASVDWAFLCEAHFIVEGDPSSAACLRTIRRALKPGGKVAVIEVKDDPLRGKVSMERLQSGFLTAGFAFDSKHDLYDREYFVVFR
- a CDS encoding phospholipid carrier-dependent glycosyltransferase, which produces MSSPSLPPAESARTEHTSSPSRLALLFDLTLILALSAGVTWLNVAWAIHNQAPPLSDDNSHLFNSIQMLWQVPACERPTALWLLYPGHYPPLAYQMTFIFYRWLGPHTWVAIASFFPFLAIMGLSMYGIGVGLGRRATGLICALATLCSPVVLDHARTYFLDLPSTAMLALSLCALLYSRGFSRRGWSLLFGVSMALGMLSKWTHPAFVLPLLLYTLHGALTHMYEERWPGLLVALIMAGTVMTMGLYVLESPGVFDGSDLTHGPSFRWTPWLLCAGLLIIGLGSLRRAVRTHPHLETLANLLESFWLSAMAAWPWYYYNGERVREKIVYQAHVQVDTSHGWMTYLQDTSMMVHGAPMLLVAGIAVGLSLPRLRAFTAIFAASVLIDMALTARLPADSRYFMPAVTCVVPLALVWTAHLQELVSAPLSKRLARAFGVSVLLLVAITCLWQVTASEWRHRGFRGLDGPSREQARNDRVYLGALPVLPAMPVPGSFPYDEVLDAVGALDRSPQRWVGVLESSDDASRFQPRSFLYHAAMRQMPLFVVETSDALEHGDNVHDIEQVKTFLVIHRDLDSRKRLLESAMAHGWLPRGTRERGRFTFSPDYVVEIHASAQSLKATSP